One Balneola sp. DNA window includes the following coding sequences:
- a CDS encoding MBL fold metallo-hydrolase — protein sequence MKITFLGTGTSMGVPVAGGFRREKLAHDPRNERTRCSVWIQVNGKSILIDAGPEFRIQSIRARIKKVDHFLITHEHMDHISGIDDLRVYSYINDAPIPSYSSAQCIRSIEKRFDYMFGDDKYPGSTSLDLKEVSAPFVLDGVDITPLPVKHGSLDILGFRVNDFSYLTDVKHIPEETLQKIKGSKVIALSALRWEPQHPTHLTIPEAVEVLEELDIPEAYLIHMNSYVDHEPTNKRLPEHINLAYDQLSIEIPD from the coding sequence ATGAAAATAACTTTTTTAGGAACAGGCACATCAATGGGCGTTCCGGTAGCGGGGGGATTCAGGCGCGAGAAACTAGCCCACGACCCTAGAAACGAGCGGACTCGGTGCTCAGTTTGGATTCAGGTAAACGGGAAGTCTATTTTAATTGATGCCGGACCTGAGTTTAGAATTCAAAGCATTCGGGCAAGAATTAAAAAAGTTGATCACTTTCTTATCACTCACGAACACATGGACCATATATCAGGGATCGATGATCTTCGTGTTTATTCCTACATAAACGATGCCCCCATTCCTTCTTATTCCTCAGCACAGTGCATACGATCTATAGAAAAGCGTTTTGATTATATGTTTGGTGATGATAAGTATCCCGGATCAACTTCACTTGATTTAAAAGAAGTTTCTGCCCCCTTTGTATTAGATGGTGTGGACATTACACCCCTACCCGTAAAGCATGGCTCTCTTGATATTCTTGGATTCAGGGTAAACGACTTTTCTTACCTGACAGACGTAAAGCATATCCCTGAAGAAACCCTTCAGAAAATAAAAGGATCTAAAGTAATCGCCCTAAGCGCGTTGCGGTGGGAGCCCCAACACCCAACTCATCTTACCATTCCTGAAGCTGTAGAAGTCCTTGAGGAGTTAGACATACCTGAAGCTTACCTTATTCACATGAACAGTTATGTTGATCATGAACCAACCAATAAGCGGTTACCTGAACACATCAATCTGGCATATGACCAACTCTCTATAGAGATTCCAGATTAA
- a CDS encoding mannose-1-phosphate guanylyltransferase encodes MVYAVIMAGGSGTRFWPKSTKKLPKQFLRLVGEETMIQNTARRIESMIPQERILVVTNNSYVDIVKEQLPEVPEHNIVGEPVAKNTAPCVAIAAQMLYKKDPEAVMVVLPADHHITEPEAFKKYLKAAVEKAKQGENLLTIGINPDRPETGYGYIHGDNTVSEELNKKEIHPVKAFKEKPDLETAKAFLASGDYFWNSGMFIWSAKTVLAEFEKHLPDMFGHVSATKDSLFNQGHDEAINEFYHACESVSIDYGIMEHATNVYVVPGEFGWNDVGSWTAAYDLGDKDANQNVVNAETATFSEAKKNYIYTESGKMVSVVGVDGVAVVETDDAILVCKLDKAQNVKDIVNQLKEKEEFKKFL; translated from the coding sequence ATGGTGTACGCAGTAATTATGGCGGGTGGATCAGGAACTCGTTTTTGGCCGAAAAGCACAAAGAAGCTTCCTAAACAATTTTTAAGACTCGTCGGTGAAGAAACGATGATTCAAAATACCGCCCGGCGAATTGAATCAATGATACCACAGGAAAGGATATTGGTAGTTACTAACAATAGCTATGTGGATATTGTGAAAGAGCAGCTTCCAGAGGTGCCGGAACATAATATTGTCGGAGAGCCGGTCGCTAAAAACACGGCTCCGTGTGTAGCAATTGCAGCACAGATGTTATATAAAAAAGATCCCGAAGCGGTTATGGTTGTGCTTCCTGCCGATCATCATATTACTGAACCAGAAGCCTTCAAAAAATATTTAAAAGCGGCTGTTGAAAAAGCGAAACAAGGTGAGAATCTGCTTACCATAGGGATTAACCCTGACAGGCCGGAAACAGGATATGGATATATTCATGGGGATAATACCGTATCAGAAGAACTCAATAAAAAAGAAATTCACCCTGTAAAAGCGTTTAAAGAAAAGCCGGATCTTGAAACTGCAAAAGCATTTTTAGCCTCCGGTGATTACTTCTGGAACAGCGGAATGTTTATCTGGTCTGCAAAAACGGTATTAGCAGAGTTTGAAAAACATTTACCTGATATGTTTGGACATGTTAGCGCCACAAAAGACAGCTTATTTAACCAAGGTCATGATGAGGCAATTAATGAGTTTTACCATGCCTGTGAATCCGTATCAATTGATTATGGGATTATGGAGCACGCAACAAATGTATATGTAGTGCCGGGAGAATTTGGCTGGAATGATGTTGGGAGCTGGACGGCTGCTTATGATCTTGGTGATAAAGATGCTAATCAAAATGTAGTTAACGCAGAGACGGCTACTTTCAGCGAGGCAAAGAAGAATTACATCTATACTGAGTCTGGAAAGATGGTTTCAGTAGTAGGTGTTGATGGTGTTGCCGTTGTTGAGACTGACGACGCAATTCTTGTTTGTAAACTTGATAAAGCACAAAATGTAAAAGACATCGTAAATCAGCTTAAAGAAAAAGAAGAGTTTAAAAAGTTTCTTTAA
- a CDS encoding DNA-binding response regulator, producing MAKNTILVVDDEKDLLDLIEYNLKKEGFAVLKAENGEEGIEIAKEHKPDLVLMDIMMPKMDGMEAVETMRADDELKSTPIIFLTARSDEKTEVEGLDKGGDDYITKPISTTKLISRIKAVMRRFDETEEEVNRLDVHDLSIDKDRYIVTKGEEEFQLPRKEFELLFYLASRRGKVRDRQTLLNKVWGDNVYVVDRTVDVHVRKIREKLGDHYIETVKGVGYRFKE from the coding sequence GTGGCTAAAAATACCATACTTGTAGTAGATGATGAAAAAGATCTGCTCGATCTGATTGAATACAATCTCAAAAAAGAAGGCTTTGCCGTTTTGAAAGCCGAGAATGGCGAGGAGGGGATAGAAATTGCCAAGGAGCATAAACCGGATTTAGTACTGATGGACATTATGATGCCAAAGATGGATGGCATGGAAGCAGTTGAAACCATGCGGGCCGATGATGAGCTTAAATCTACCCCCATAATATTTCTTACCGCACGAAGTGACGAAAAAACAGAGGTCGAGGGTTTAGATAAAGGTGGAGACGATTATATCACCAAGCCCATTAGTACGACAAAGCTTATTTCCAGAATTAAAGCCGTTATGCGAAGGTTTGATGAAACGGAAGAAGAGGTGAACCGGCTTGATGTTCATGACCTCTCTATCGATAAAGACCGCTACATCGTCACAAAAGGAGAAGAAGAGTTTCAGTTGCCGAGAAAGGAATTTGAGCTGTTGTTCTATTTAGCCAGCCGAAGAGGTAAAGTAAGAGATCGCCAAACGCTATTGAACAAGGTTTGGGGTGATAATGTTTATGTGGTAGATCGCACTGTAGATGTACATGTGAGAAAGATCCGGGAAAAACTGGGAGACCATTACATTGAAACTGTAAAAGGAGTGGGCTACAGATTTAAAGAATGA
- a CDS encoding 2OG-Fe(II) oxygenase, with protein MDQLAENDYVVVDDFISDELYNHIMKFFSDVENSDKLKKAGIGAQQDFQLKAEVRGDFIYWLEEERDTELSPFFELKNELIYNLKRFCYLSLSGSEFHIAKYPVGTHYHRHLDQFNERTNRQITVLIYLNKNWQKGDGGELVIYKDEQEIIIEPLGKRLLLIKSDTIEHEVLTTNIQRYSLTGWLLRQPASVGYLLG; from the coding sequence ATGGACCAGTTAGCCGAAAATGATTATGTAGTTGTAGACGACTTTATTTCTGATGAACTATACAACCACATTATGAAATTCTTTTCCGATGTTGAGAATAGTGACAAGCTTAAGAAAGCAGGAATTGGAGCACAACAAGACTTTCAGCTTAAAGCTGAGGTTAGGGGAGATTTCATTTATTGGCTTGAAGAAGAACGAGATACAGAACTATCCCCCTTTTTCGAACTTAAAAATGAGCTCATTTATAACCTCAAACGATTTTGCTACCTAAGCCTTTCCGGATCAGAGTTTCACATCGCTAAATACCCTGTTGGAACCCATTATCACCGGCATTTAGATCAGTTTAATGAGCGCACAAATCGCCAAATCACGGTATTGATTTATCTGAATAAAAATTGGCAAAAGGGTGATGGAGGAGAGCTTGTGATCTATAAAGATGAGCAAGAGATCATAATAGAACCCCTTGGAAAAAGACTGCTTTTAATTAAAAGCGATACCATAGAGCATGAAGTATTAACCACCAATATTCAGCGTTACAGTTTAACGGGGTGGCTGTTACGCCAACCGGCAAGTGTTGGTTATTTGTTAGGGTAG
- a CDS encoding potassium transporter TrkA — protein MKFFTSQISYFVSNRNTKTNIKRLIRFLLILILMIAAYGVIFHEIMEMEGQKHSWMTGFYWTLTTMTTLGFGDITFTSDLGRAFSILVLVSGVISLLIMLPFTFIEFFYAPWMEAQHRARAPRELPKGTKDHIIITSFDAITKALIEKLDQYDHEYVLLVGELQEALDLYDQGYRVMLGEADDPETYRKMCVQNASLVVAGGTDMFNTNVAHTIRELSDDVQIISIANSFDSIDILKLAGSNHVLHMGEILGRALSRRTLGQDARVHTVGRFGELVIAEATTFMTPLVGKTLKESRLREDLGINVVGVWERGTFEGSHPDLEIKEHSVLVLAGTIDQLRLYNELFGIYSVSDEPVVIIGAGRVGRAAARNLEQRNIKYKIVDKNPDRILDPETYIHGDAADLKTLKKAGIEQAPSVIITTHLDDVNIYLTIYCRSLRPNIHIISRSTLERNVNTLHRAGADFVMSYASMGANAIFNIYEENDIVMIAEGLNVFSLKTPSKIQGKSLIECDIRNKTGCNVIAYQKDGMQVINPNPNDPIPSDSEIILIGESKDEDKFINFYKKAGD, from the coding sequence ATGAAATTTTTCACCTCGCAGATCAGCTATTTTGTTTCTAACCGGAACACCAAAACCAATATAAAGCGACTTATCAGGTTTTTGCTCATTCTGATACTTATGATTGCTGCTTATGGTGTTATTTTTCATGAAATCATGGAAATGGAGGGCCAGAAACATTCCTGGATGACCGGCTTCTACTGGACGCTTACCACCATGACGACTCTGGGTTTTGGTGATATCACTTTTACTTCTGATTTAGGGAGAGCATTTTCCATACTTGTTTTAGTCTCTGGTGTGATTTCGCTGCTGATTATGCTTCCTTTTACTTTTATTGAATTTTTCTACGCTCCATGGATGGAGGCTCAGCACCGCGCCCGAGCTCCTCGGGAACTCCCAAAAGGAACAAAAGACCATATTATTATTACCAGCTTTGACGCCATCACCAAGGCACTTATTGAAAAGCTAGATCAGTATGACCATGAATATGTGCTTTTAGTTGGTGAGCTTCAGGAGGCCCTGGACTTATACGACCAGGGTTATCGTGTTATGCTCGGTGAAGCTGATGACCCCGAAACTTACCGAAAAATGTGTGTGCAAAATGCATCCCTTGTGGTTGCTGGTGGCACGGATATGTTTAATACCAATGTTGCTCACACCATCAGAGAGCTCAGTGATGATGTCCAGATCATCTCTATAGCAAATTCATTTGATTCCATAGACATCCTGAAATTAGCAGGAAGCAACCATGTGCTCCATATGGGTGAAATTCTTGGAAGAGCTTTATCTAGAAGAACCTTAGGCCAAGATGCCCGGGTACATACCGTGGGACGTTTTGGGGAATTAGTGATCGCTGAAGCCACCACTTTTATGACTCCGCTGGTTGGTAAAACGCTGAAAGAAAGTCGACTTCGTGAAGATTTAGGAATCAACGTGGTTGGGGTTTGGGAGCGCGGAACTTTTGAAGGCTCTCACCCTGATCTTGAAATCAAAGAACATAGCGTATTGGTTTTAGCAGGAACCATTGATCAGCTTCGTCTTTATAATGAGCTTTTTGGAATTTATAGCGTAAGTGACGAACCGGTCGTCATAATTGGCGCAGGACGGGTAGGAAGAGCCGCTGCTCGAAACCTCGAACAAAGAAACATCAAATATAAAATCGTTGATAAAAACCCGGATCGAATTCTTGATCCCGAAACCTATATTCACGGTGATGCTGCTGATCTAAAAACGCTTAAAAAAGCGGGTATCGAACAAGCTCCCAGTGTAATTATCACCACTCACCTAGATGATGTTAATATTTATCTAACCATCTATTGCAGAAGCCTTCGTCCAAATATTCACATCATTTCCAGATCTACACTAGAGAGAAATGTGAATACTCTTCACCGTGCCGGAGCTGATTTTGTAATGTCTTATGCTTCTATGGGCGCCAATGCCATCTTCAATATTTATGAAGAAAATGACATCGTAATGATAGCGGAAGGACTTAATGTATTCAGTCTTAAAACGCCTTCTAAAATTCAGGGCAAATCTTTGATAGAATGTGACATCAGAAACAAAACTGGATGCAACGTCATTGCTTATCAAAAAGATGGGATGCAGGTTATAAATCCTAATCCAAATGACCCCATCCCAAGCGACAGTGAAATTATACTGATCGGTGAATCAAAGGATGAGGATAAATTCATCAACTTTTATAAAAAAGCCGGGGACTAA
- a CDS encoding carbon starvation protein A, giving the protein MQASWVAAASLILFFIGYRYYSKFLAEKIYKLNPDFMTPAHKYNDEVDFVPTNKWVLLGHHFTSIAGAAPIVGPAIAVYWGWVPAMLWVVLGTIFAAGVHDFGTMVLSVRNKGQSVGTLADKLIGSRAKLLFLFIILILVLMVNAVFAWVISNLFITFPATVLSIFIQIPLAIWIGYRSFKKTGGMIIPTLLVLFVMYFTAIIASYVPILQIDLVQYFGGAESIVLFGLSGIEMAFFIWILVLMIYVYFASTLPVWLLLQPRDLINAYQLVLGLGILYLGLFISSPEITAPATNPETSDVSWFPLLFITIACGAISGFHGLVSSGTTAKQLDKETDARFVGYLGAIGEGSLALITIVAIVTYFNSTGEFMDVYHSFSEAGAVGLNIFVEGAAQLTTALLIPLEVAKTIIAVIVISFAATTLDTSVRLMRYIINELGEEYKIKPLTKLHTSTVIAVGASAALVLLPEGPRGLGSGGYLLWPLFGTSNQLLAGISLLLVTIWLKKKGRSIIYTVVPMIFLLIMTLWAMTKQVLFDWSGYGETEGNMLLFIFGAIILGFTIWIILEAIVLARKLSAEDNED; this is encoded by the coding sequence ATGCAAGCAAGTTGGGTGGCCGCCGCATCATTAATACTCTTCTTTATTGGGTATAGATACTATTCAAAATTCCTTGCTGAAAAGATTTACAAGCTAAATCCTGATTTTATGACTCCGGCTCATAAGTACAATGATGAGGTGGACTTTGTGCCAACGAACAAATGGGTACTGTTAGGGCATCACTTTACCTCTATTGCAGGTGCAGCACCCATTGTCGGGCCCGCCATAGCTGTTTACTGGGGTTGGGTTCCTGCGATGCTTTGGGTCGTCTTAGGGACGATTTTTGCAGCCGGGGTCCATGATTTTGGAACCATGGTTCTATCCGTAAGAAATAAAGGACAATCGGTTGGCACACTGGCTGATAAACTGATAGGGTCTCGTGCAAAACTGCTTTTTCTCTTCATTATCCTGATTTTAGTGCTGATGGTAAATGCTGTTTTTGCGTGGGTGATTTCTAACCTCTTTATAACCTTCCCGGCGACAGTTCTTTCTATCTTTATTCAAATTCCACTAGCCATTTGGATTGGGTATAGATCTTTTAAGAAAACCGGAGGAATGATTATTCCAACACTACTGGTCCTTTTTGTGATGTATTTCACAGCCATTATTGCCAGTTATGTTCCAATTCTTCAGATCGATCTTGTTCAATATTTTGGAGGGGCTGAAAGTATAGTTCTGTTTGGATTAAGCGGAATTGAAATGGCATTCTTCATCTGGATTTTGGTTTTGATGATCTATGTCTATTTCGCATCGACGCTTCCGGTTTGGCTTTTACTGCAGCCCAGAGACTTAATAAATGCCTACCAGTTGGTTTTAGGTTTGGGAATTTTATATCTGGGACTTTTTATAAGCAGTCCCGAAATAACTGCCCCGGCAACCAATCCTGAAACATCAGATGTAAGCTGGTTTCCCTTACTGTTTATAACCATTGCCTGTGGAGCTATTTCAGGTTTTCATGGATTGGTTTCTTCAGGAACAACTGCTAAGCAGTTAGATAAAGAAACGGACGCTCGGTTTGTTGGATATTTGGGAGCTATCGGAGAAGGCTCGCTCGCTTTAATAACCATCGTGGCAATTGTTACTTATTTCAATAGCACGGGGGAATTTATGGATGTCTATCATTCCTTTTCTGAAGCCGGAGCTGTGGGACTAAATATTTTTGTAGAAGGAGCTGCTCAGCTTACAACGGCGTTGTTGATTCCTCTGGAAGTAGCCAAAACCATTATTGCTGTGATCGTAATTAGCTTTGCAGCAACGACTCTGGACACATCGGTACGGCTTATGCGATACATTATTAACGAGCTGGGGGAAGAATATAAAATTAAGCCTTTAACTAAACTCCATACCTCAACAGTGATTGCGGTGGGAGCAAGTGCCGCCTTGGTTTTACTTCCTGAAGGACCTCGCGGATTGGGCTCTGGTGGTTATTTGCTATGGCCATTGTTTGGTACTTCAAATCAGTTGCTGGCGGGAATAAGTTTACTACTGGTTACCATCTGGCTGAAGAAGAAAGGAAGAAGTATAATTTATACAGTTGTCCCCATGATCTTTCTTTTGATTATGACTCTTTGGGCTATGACCAAACAAGTGCTCTTTGATTGGTCGGGCTATGGCGAAACAGAAGGGAATATGCTCCTCTTTATTTTTGGGGCAATTATTCTGGGCTTCACAATATGGATTATTTTAGAAGCTATAGTTTTGGCCCGAAAGTTATCCGCTGAAGATAACGAGGATTAG
- a CDS encoding transcriptional regulator: MEDGQITNNIRKLRFLAGEMTQAELADKVGVTRQTINAIEAAKYAPSLELAFKIAAVFEKPLEEVFRYKP; this comes from the coding sequence ATGGAAGACGGACAAATCACAAATAACATTCGAAAGCTCCGGTTTTTGGCCGGTGAAATGACTCAGGCAGAATTGGCCGATAAAGTAGGCGTAACCCGACAAACCATTAATGCCATTGAAGCTGCTAAATATGCTCCTTCCTTAGAGCTCGCATTTAAAATTGCAGCCGTTTTTGAAAAGCCACTGGAAGAAGTGTTTAGGTATAAACCTTAG